ATTACCCATTTTTATATAGGTTTCTATAGCCTTCCCGTTTTAAAGAAGCGTAGTCTTAAGTCTCCTTCCGGGATGGATGTCTTTAATTATCTTTTGCAGCCTAATCTATTTTACCTTCTGGGCTATGTTgtcataacactctctctctctctctctctctctctctcacgaatataTGTGGATACATATGCACGcgcacaaacacattcacacacacacacacacacacatatatatatatatatatacatatataaatatatatatatatatatatatctgtgtatatgaattttataaatatgtatacttgtcacacacacacacacacacatatatatatatatatatatgtatatatatattatatatatacagtatatatatatatatatatacagtatatatatatgtatatatatatatatactgtatatatataaatatatatatatatacagtatatatatatatatatgtatatatatatatatatatacacacaatatatatatatatatatatatttatatatatatgtatatatatatatatatatactgtatatatatatatatatacatacatatatatacatacatatataaattcataataataCCTACAAAATACGACACCTTAACGTAGTGGTTCTTTTAACATTTTAAGGAAAACAAGTTTTTATTTAGCGAGGTGCTGGTTCCTAAATACCACCAACACCCGGCGTTAATATTGCCTTGAATAATTCATGAAATGATTCATTAACTGATTCACCAGGTAATGATTCATGAAGTGATTCACCGGGTAATGATTCATTCAGTGATTCATCAGGTAATGATTCATCAAGTGATTCATCAGGTAATGATTCATCGAGTGATTCATCAGGTAATGATTCATTCAGTGATTCACCGGGTGATGATTCATTAAGTGATTCATCGGGTAATGATTCATTAAGTGATTCACCGGGTGATGATTCATCAAGTGATTCACCGGGTAATGATTCATCAAGTGATTCACCAGGTAATGATTCATTAAGTGATTCATCAGGCAATGATTCATTAAGTGATTCATCAGGTAATGATTCATCAACTGATTCACCAGGTAATGATTCATTAAGTGATTCATCAGGTAATGATTCATTAAGTGATTCATCAGGTAATGATTCATTAAGTGATTCATCAGGTAATGATTCATTAAGTGATTCATCAGGTAATGATTCATTAAGTGATTCATCAGGTAATGATTCATTGAGTGATTCATCAGGTAATGATTcattaagtgatatatatatatatatatatatatataatttatatatatatatatatatatatgtatatatatatatatatatatatacacagtcgtGGATATCAGAATCAACACCTAACTATTACGAAGATAAAATTGCTACTGTaacatttccttgtaatttcttttttctttttataaaatatgcACCAGGCGTtaagaccttttgcgtcaatagacgtaggaggagatgatgatgatgatgatgatgacgtaaaAACAATCACTGCTAAAAGAGTGACGCAA
The genomic region above belongs to Palaemon carinicauda isolate YSFRI2023 unplaced genomic scaffold, ASM3689809v2 scaffold3202, whole genome shotgun sequence and contains:
- the LOC137636537 gene encoding dentin sialophosphoprotein-like translates to MAADDSAGNDSSSDSSGNDSSSDSSGNDSFSDSPGDDSLSDSSGNDSLSDSPGDDSSSDSPGNDSSSDSPGNDSLSDSSGNDSLSDSSGNDSSTDSPGNDSLSDSSGNDSLSDSSGNDSLSDSSGNDSLSDSSGNDSLSDSSGNDSLSDSS